The following coding sequences are from one Leptospiraceae bacterium window:
- a CDS encoding MFS transporter produces MKNSLYLLSATLIFGFLFILWNYAKGLKDSPREIWILFSAKLLEYAAYGASNMAFVLYLSKDCGLDDIAAGSYIGTWSTLMTCISILVGSVVDAIGVKRTLLIGMGAMLLGRLVMPFTNNLIVVSLFAFIPVAIGNAILVPVLSVGIKKYTTSESTALGFGLFYTLMNVGFALGGYIFDKVREIFGEHTIQMIPVAGIEISTYQIIFLVSFLITIPSMLLILAMRDGVSLSESGVISVSQRETNDLNFIKSLFQELKKSSIDTVSIMKTVFLEKAFWTYLFMLGILVFVKLVFYHFNYTFPKYGIRILGDGIKVGSIYGILNPVMIIFLVPLIAHFTRHIKSYYMLIVGTVISSISIFIAAIPSFFFEPLVKTWIGNLILVDWLDLIPERQNPIILGLVFFIVIFTIGEAIWSPRLMQFSAEIAPPGREGTYIALSYLPYFLAKMIAGPLSGWLLAIYAPEGAKDYPDQYMIWIWIGGMTVLSPIGLVVFRRLFTRRGEVLPQSH; encoded by the coding sequence ATGAAAAATAGTCTATACTTATTATCCGCTACTCTCATCTTCGGATTTCTTTTTATTCTTTGGAATTATGCGAAGGGATTAAAAGACTCGCCGAGAGAAATATGGATATTATTTTCAGCAAAGCTTTTGGAGTATGCTGCCTACGGGGCATCAAATATGGCTTTTGTTTTGTATTTGTCGAAGGATTGCGGATTAGATGATATAGCCGCTGGGTCTTATATTGGAACATGGTCTACTCTTATGACTTGTATCTCTATATTAGTTGGATCAGTTGTGGATGCAATCGGTGTTAAACGAACTCTTCTCATAGGAATGGGTGCAATGCTTTTAGGTCGCCTTGTAATGCCGTTTACCAACAACCTAATCGTTGTTAGCCTGTTTGCATTTATTCCAGTGGCGATTGGAAATGCTATTCTCGTTCCTGTCTTATCCGTTGGGATAAAGAAATATACGACAAGTGAAAGCACTGCTTTAGGCTTTGGATTGTTTTATACTTTGATGAACGTTGGCTTTGCTCTTGGAGGTTATATTTTTGATAAGGTGAGAGAAATTTTCGGAGAGCATACAATCCAAATGATTCCCGTTGCAGGAATTGAAATTTCTACCTATCAAATTATTTTCTTAGTGAGCTTTCTGATTACAATTCCCTCTATGCTTTTAATTCTTGCGATGAGAGATGGTGTTTCCCTTTCCGAGAGTGGGGTAATTAGTGTTAGTCAAAGAGAAACAAATGATTTGAATTTTATTAAATCCTTATTTCAAGAATTAAAAAAATCTTCGATTGATACGGTTTCGATCATGAAAACTGTATTCCTTGAAAAAGCTTTTTGGACTTATTTATTCATGCTGGGAATTTTAGTTTTTGTAAAACTTGTGTTTTACCATTTTAATTATACATTTCCAAAATACGGCATACGGATATTAGGCGATGGAATTAAAGTAGGAAGTATTTATGGCATTTTAAATCCTGTGATGATTATTTTTCTAGTTCCACTCATTGCTCATTTTACAAGGCATATTAAATCTTACTATATGCTGATAGTTGGAACTGTCATTTCTTCCATTTCTATTTTTATTGCGGCGATTCCGAGTTTCTTTTTTGAGCCTCTTGTTAAAACATGGATTGGGAATTTAATCCTTGTAGATTGGCTTGATCTAATTCCAGAGAGGCAAAATCCAATTATCCTCGGACTTGTCTTCTTTATTGTAATATTTACTATCGGCGAAGCGATTTGGTCACCTCGGCTCATGCAATTCTCTGCTGAAATTGCACCCCCAGGACGAGAGGGAACGTATATTGCTCTTTCCTATCTTCCTTATTTTCTAGCTAAGATGATTGCGGGTCCTTTGTCCGGTTGGCTTTTGGCTATTTATGCGCCGGAGGGTGCAAAAGATTATCCAGATCAATATATGATTTGGATTTGGATTGGCGGCATGACAGTATTATCCCCAATTGGACTTGTTGTATTTCGAAGACTTTTTACGAGAAGGGGAGAAGTTCTGCCACAGAG
- a CDS encoding gamma-glutamyl-gamma-aminobutyrate hydrolase family protein (Members of this family of hydrolases with an active site Cys residue belong to MEROPS family C26.) produces MVSNQIGNILLIIDPFLREPANDGINLISELLAEMQKEKYFEVYTEVFFPSHSRETLRQYLESVTKRGKRVIGVISLGSYANVTDSLEWVNMFGRDLKECVIEKGIPFLGICFSHQLFGWLYGANVDYVANRENLPEKKYNEFRKVTVLNERLKSILGEANSFISHAKHEQEVKNIPEDLELTCTSEHCEIEGLAHKVYPAFSFQTHPEDFHESREGWNLISRFIGFFIMVSVSPPKSSVGGLKK; encoded by the coding sequence ATGGTTTCAAACCAAATTGGGAATATTCTACTTATAATCGATCCATTCTTACGTGAGCCAGCAAACGATGGAATCAATCTGATTTCAGAACTCTTAGCAGAAATGCAAAAAGAGAAGTACTTTGAGGTTTATACGGAAGTCTTCTTTCCTTCGCATAGTCGTGAGACGCTAAGGCAATATTTAGAATCGGTGACTAAAAGAGGAAAGCGGGTAATCGGTGTTATATCTTTAGGTAGTTATGCCAATGTCACCGACAGTCTAGAATGGGTGAATATGTTCGGTCGAGATCTAAAAGAATGCGTTATTGAAAAAGGAATTCCATTTCTAGGAATTTGTTTTTCGCATCAATTATTTGGATGGCTCTACGGGGCTAATGTGGATTATGTGGCAAATAGAGAAAATCTTCCTGAAAAGAAATACAATGAGTTTAGAAAAGTTACTGTGTTGAATGAAAGATTGAAGTCAATATTGGGAGAGGCTAATTCCTTTATATCACATGCAAAGCATGAACAAGAAGTAAAAAATATTCCAGAAGATCTAGAACTTACTTGCACAAGTGAGCATTGTGAGATTGAAGGGCTTGCTCATAAAGTCTATCCTGCTTTTTCTTTTCAAACTCATCCCGAAGATTTTCATGAAAGTAGGGAAGGTTGGAATTTGATTTCGAGGTTTATTGGTTTTTTTATTATGGTGTCGGTGTCACCCCCTAAATCTTCTGTAGGGGGTCTCAAGAAGTAG
- a CDS encoding DUF1574 family protein: MKNSRVFLYYPLFFFLGLLGLDKIFTIDYFKNNFLQTGNIVYYKHRPLLFEKLKADKSEKNLLIAFGDSRAYAYSELAFGTDKERKEKYSIYNFSGPQAVPAYTLFWMEKVVEAKLQPKLIFFVVSPEGFDDSKGLMHDPFLRMGADDEFVGKYWKHIPSDDRQEFLLDKMVSFRRLEFNYKLLLERVKSRKLKEYDIRYNSELPLLDISKGSQLAYMSFVNDEKRLEADSLRMKNIYLGSNFKQNETQYFYTEKVLELAKANNIKVYLIWPRVYKTYRKEYEKLNLKDSFGKRMTELADKYGMRFYDLNTVSDCDEFYDASHQSVSCYGKIVNFFVDEFEGDKNLPPMTPIKER; the protein is encoded by the coding sequence ATGAAAAATTCTAGAGTCTTTCTTTATTATCCGCTCTTTTTCTTTTTGGGATTACTGGGTCTTGATAAAATATTTACAATAGACTATTTCAAAAATAATTTTTTACAAACCGGTAATATTGTTTATTATAAACATAGACCATTGCTATTTGAAAAATTAAAGGCAGACAAATCAGAGAAAAATCTTTTAATTGCTTTCGGCGACTCGCGAGCTTACGCCTATTCAGAATTAGCCTTTGGAACAGATAAGGAAAGAAAAGAGAAATATTCCATTTATAATTTTTCAGGACCTCAAGCAGTTCCTGCCTACACTTTGTTTTGGATGGAAAAAGTTGTAGAGGCAAAGCTTCAACCTAAATTGATTTTCTTCGTAGTCAGCCCAGAAGGTTTTGATGATTCAAAAGGACTTATGCATGATCCATTTCTACGCATGGGTGCCGATGATGAGTTTGTTGGTAAGTATTGGAAGCATATTCCTTCGGATGATAGGCAGGAATTTCTTTTAGATAAAATGGTATCCTTTCGTAGACTTGAGTTTAATTATAAATTGCTCTTAGAAAGAGTAAAGAGTCGCAAGTTAAAAGAATATGATATTCGGTATAATAGCGAGTTGCCGCTCTTGGATATTTCGAAAGGTTCACAACTTGCTTATATGAGTTTTGTAAACGATGAAAAGCGCCTTGAAGCCGATTCTCTTCGAATGAAAAATATTTATCTAGGAAGTAATTTTAAACAAAACGAAACACAGTATTTTTATACAGAAAAAGTCTTAGAATTAGCAAAAGCAAACAACATTAAAGTATATTTAATCTGGCCTCGAGTCTATAAAACCTATCGCAAAGAATACGAAAAGTTAAATCTAAAAGACAGTTTCGGAAAGCGAATGACTGAGCTTGCGGACAAATACGGTATGCGCTTTTATGATTTGAATACCGTTTCTGATTGCGATGAATTCTACGATGCTTCTCATCAATCTGTTTCCTGTTATGGTAAAATTGTGAATTTCTTTGTGGATGAGTTTGAGGGAGATAAGAATTTACCACCGATGACACCGATAAAAGAGCGATAA
- a CDS encoding MBOAT family protein, producing MSFLSIKFFLLFLVVFYTYWNVNNKLKRLILLISSCVFYSLFSFNFLLHFLFVIAVNFLLIRFTQEKSYFLKLTVGFNLLNLFLFKYFYFFLETIGYLTGIEILTRKSDLNQYFSSITHIANFEVILPVTISYYTFQLISLSVDLQKKTIERAISFYDVASYTLFFPVMIAGPITRFKDVVPKMESPTLTKEDMFEGLWKILLGLTKKIALSDSIATVIYPIFKEPENYSGLSILLTCYFFAIHLYLDFSGLTDIARGLGRLLGFNLPENFKAPFFLNSFSDFWRRWHLSFSFWIRDYIYIPLGGSRVSETRGYLNLLITFILGGLWHGASMNFIMWGFLTGVFLSVERYMEVKKINLIPENKFKPFLKFLFVFHVYMITWILFFTQSLLAAATVIWRMISFQSGIQMRNIEMGLYIILFAMLFHVTEEFPEKFERFEKWKRFLLPIFSLAIVLLILNNSGNKDFFYEKF from the coding sequence GTGAGCTTTTTAAGCATCAAATTCTTTTTGCTTTTCTTAGTTGTGTTCTATACTTATTGGAATGTAAACAATAAGTTAAAACGTTTGATTCTTTTGATTTCCTCCTGTGTTTTTTATAGCTTATTTAGCTTTAATTTTTTGCTTCACTTTTTGTTTGTGATAGCAGTGAATTTTTTATTGATTCGATTTACACAGGAAAAATCTTACTTTCTAAAACTGACGGTGGGTTTTAATTTACTGAACCTATTCTTGTTTAAATACTTTTATTTTTTCTTAGAGACGATTGGGTATTTGACGGGAATAGAAATTCTAACTCGCAAGTCGGACCTCAATCAATATTTCAGCAGTATTACGCATATCGCAAATTTCGAAGTCATTTTACCTGTGACGATTAGTTATTATACCTTCCAGTTGATTTCGTTATCCGTTGATTTACAAAAGAAAACAATCGAAAGAGCAATTTCGTTTTATGACGTTGCGTCTTACACCTTGTTTTTTCCTGTGATGATTGCAGGACCGATTACTCGTTTTAAAGATGTAGTCCCTAAGATGGAGTCTCCTACTTTGACTAAGGAAGATATGTTCGAAGGCTTGTGGAAAATTTTACTCGGACTTACTAAAAAAATTGCTCTCTCTGATTCGATTGCAACTGTCATATATCCAATTTTTAAAGAGCCAGAGAATTATTCTGGACTTTCTATTTTGCTTACCTGTTATTTTTTTGCAATTCATCTCTACCTTGATTTCTCAGGGCTAACGGATATTGCACGTGGACTAGGGCGGCTACTCGGATTTAACCTCCCTGAAAACTTCAAGGCACCGTTTTTCTTAAATAGCTTTTCGGACTTTTGGAGAAGATGGCATTTAAGTTTTTCTTTTTGGATTCGGGATTACATCTATATACCGCTTGGTGGCTCGAGAGTAAGTGAAACAAGAGGTTACTTGAATCTTCTAATAACCTTTATATTAGGTGGGCTTTGGCATGGGGCGAGTATGAATTTTATCATGTGGGGATTTTTGACGGGTGTATTTCTTTCGGTTGAGAGATATATGGAAGTAAAGAAAATCAATCTTATCCCTGAGAACAAATTCAAACCATTTCTAAAATTTCTTTTTGTATTTCATGTGTATATGATTACCTGGATTTTATTCTTCACACAATCTCTATTAGCCGCAGCTACTGTGATTTGGAGAATGATTAGTTTTCAATCTGGAATTCAAATGCGAAATATCGAAATGGGGCTTTATATCATATTATTTGCAATGCTATTTCATGTTACTGAGGAGTTTCCCGAAAAATTTGAACGATTTGAAAAATGGAAACGCTTTTTACTTCCAATATTTTCTCTAGCCATTGTTTTATTAATTTTAAACAACAGTGGCAATAAGGATTTCTTCTATGAAAAATTCTAG
- a CDS encoding rRNA pseudouridine synthase, translating into MKQKTFPKTNKKIKVRKDKEEGILQSKDDEKAALLARLKEDSITGSERNFTDGTDQTVFRINRFLAKSGLGARRDVEDYIRSGQIRVNGEEETSLSRKIDITKDTVEFNGEKVELVSDNTILALNKPEGYLCSHHDVHHDKTVFNLLPLKYKKFNMAGRLDLTSRGLMIFSANGDVLNQISHPSYDVKKRYLVQVDKPIQESDFVELFLRGVEDDGEFLRAKEVSIVDSETSTISIMLQEGKKRQIHRMFQAIGYKVVDLQRVQIGKLLLDDLDLPEGKFKEVKLEDIFG; encoded by the coding sequence ATGAAACAAAAAACATTTCCAAAGACAAACAAGAAAATAAAAGTCCGTAAAGATAAAGAAGAAGGAATTTTACAAAGTAAAGATGATGAGAAAGCAGCACTTTTAGCAAGACTAAAAGAAGATTCCATTACAGGAAGCGAAAGAAATTTTACAGATGGAACGGACCAAACGGTTTTTCGTATTAACCGCTTCTTAGCCAAGTCCGGACTGGGTGCTAGACGAGATGTAGAAGATTATATTCGCTCTGGACAAATCCGAGTCAATGGAGAAGAGGAAACTTCTCTTTCAAGAAAGATTGATATTACAAAAGATACTGTTGAATTTAACGGAGAAAAAGTCGAACTCGTTTCGGATAATACCATTTTGGCGCTCAATAAGCCTGAAGGATATCTTTGTTCTCATCATGATGTCCACCACGATAAGACTGTGTTCAACTTACTACCACTTAAATATAAAAAGTTTAATATGGCAGGTAGACTCGATTTGACTTCGAGAGGATTAATGATATTTTCCGCTAACGGAGATGTGCTCAATCAAATCTCTCATCCTTCCTATGATGTAAAAAAAAGGTATCTTGTGCAGGTAGATAAGCCAATTCAAGAATCTGATTTTGTCGAGTTATTTCTAAGAGGAGTGGAAGACGATGGAGAATTCCTGCGTGCTAAAGAAGTGAGCATCGTCGATTCTGAAACCTCTACAATTTCCATTATGCTCCAAGAAGGAAAGAAAAGACAGATTCATAGAATGTTCCAGGCGATTGGCTATAAAGTCGTTGACTTACAAAGAGTGCAAATCGGCAAATTACTGTTAGACGATCTAGATTTACCGGAAGGAAAATTTAAGGAAGTAAAACTCGAAGATATTTTCGGATAG
- the lipA gene encoding lipoyl synthase, which translates to MNPLKKKPRTKQLNPVPEKPEWLKVKLRFPTESDPVLAVRNNLTQTRLNTVCESASCPNLNNCWSRKTATYMLAGDICTRRCSYCDVASGKPNALDRDEPIRIAESVEILGLRYVVITAVNRDDLSDGGAMHFQETVLEIKKRSPECRIELLIPDLKAKRDSLDMIYFAKPDIINHNIETVKSLFREVAPAKNYETSLRVLKDISEHGFVTKSGIILGLGETIEEVKECIADLRANGVSMLTIGQYMQPTPTHHPVKEFVLPEVFVELKKYSLSLGYKHVESGALVRSSYHADEQANFLNHE; encoded by the coding sequence ATGAATCCATTAAAGAAAAAGCCAAGAACGAAACAATTAAACCCGGTGCCTGAAAAGCCAGAATGGCTTAAGGTAAAGCTTCGTTTTCCCACCGAATCTGATCCTGTTTTGGCAGTAAGAAACAATCTCACCCAAACAAGACTAAATACAGTTTGCGAGAGTGCTTCTTGTCCGAATTTAAACAATTGTTGGTCAAGGAAAACGGCAACGTATATGTTAGCCGGCGATATTTGCACGAGAAGATGCTCTTATTGCGATGTTGCTTCTGGAAAACCAAACGCACTTGATAGAGATGAGCCAATCCGTATTGCTGAGTCGGTAGAAATTCTTGGACTACGTTATGTGGTGATAACAGCCGTTAACCGCGATGATCTCTCGGATGGTGGCGCTATGCATTTTCAAGAAACAGTGCTTGAGATAAAAAAGCGTAGCCCCGAATGTAGAATTGAACTTCTCATTCCCGATCTAAAAGCAAAACGAGATTCACTCGATATGATTTATTTTGCAAAACCTGATATTATCAATCACAATATCGAAACAGTGAAAAGTCTTTTTCGAGAAGTAGCACCGGCTAAAAATTACGAAACTTCTCTTCGTGTATTAAAAGATATTTCAGAGCATGGATTTGTTACCAAAAGTGGAATTATACTTGGACTTGGTGAGACAATCGAAGAAGTAAAAGAATGCATTGCAGACCTACGGGCTAACGGCGTTAGTATGCTGACCATAGGACAATATATGCAACCTACTCCAACTCACCACCCCGTAAAGGAGTTTGTATTGCCGGAAGTGTTTGTCGAATTAAAAAAATATTCATTGTCTCTCGGATACAAGCATGTAGAATCAGGCGCACTGGTAAGAAGTTCCTACCATGCAGACGAGCAAGCCAATTTCTTGAATCACGAATAA
- a CDS encoding lipoprotein LipL45: protein MNKTIIAFLLTGLVFLPSCRKPLDRIETKQERKDNSLSALVVFSLGDSRIVHVDLTEEKAVLGSAFKTGDKIITGPKSKVDIQIGEGTAVRLGQNTKLEFSQLLQNPNGNAETKLLLSNGKVFAKVNKENKNDAFAIATPTLNSVVRGTEFILEVTKDDFGVVKVVSGSLSVTPRVPFFEKIPLEEIEKNAGLKKINQTLQGAEVILEKDQQIAISANDRVLATEKLDNKTIKDIIARLTEIATEKPEPAEFTKNEQQEVKTIVSVDPKAANEMIRLNEELSSGRIDEAKAEELEKKRSVLENQVSSKQDIEKIKFNESIVVEPKRLQSNRDIVKYYERIEKIILINGRTEVGAIINQEDSIMVVHTENGIVRINTNEIVEVVYDYQTKYKF, encoded by the coding sequence ATGAATAAAACTATTATTGCTTTTTTACTTACAGGTCTCGTTTTTCTGCCGAGCTGCCGAAAGCCTTTGGACAGAATCGAAACCAAGCAAGAAAGAAAGGACAATAGTCTTTCTGCTCTAGTAGTTTTTAGTCTAGGTGACTCTAGAATTGTGCATGTAGATTTAACAGAAGAAAAGGCAGTCCTTGGATCCGCCTTTAAAACAGGCGACAAAATCATCACCGGACCAAAATCAAAAGTCGATATTCAAATTGGCGAAGGGACTGCGGTTCGACTGGGTCAAAATACTAAACTCGAATTTTCCCAGCTTCTCCAAAACCCAAACGGCAACGCCGAAACAAAGCTACTCCTTTCCAACGGAAAAGTATTTGCTAAAGTAAACAAAGAAAATAAAAACGATGCGTTTGCCATAGCAACACCTACTTTGAATTCTGTTGTGCGGGGAACAGAGTTTATCCTCGAAGTCACCAAAGATGATTTTGGTGTGGTGAAAGTAGTTTCCGGTTCGTTGTCTGTAACTCCGCGTGTTCCTTTCTTCGAAAAAATTCCTTTAGAAGAAATCGAAAAAAATGCCGGACTAAAAAAAATCAACCAGACCTTGCAGGGCGCTGAAGTAATTCTAGAAAAAGACCAACAAATTGCGATATCAGCGAATGACAGAGTGTTAGCCACTGAAAAACTAGATAATAAAACAATTAAAGACATCATTGCGCGGCTAACAGAAATTGCCACTGAAAAGCCAGAGCCAGCAGAATTTACAAAGAATGAACAACAGGAAGTGAAGACTATTGTATCTGTTGATCCAAAGGCAGCCAATGAAATGATTCGCTTGAATGAAGAATTGAGTAGCGGTCGAATTGATGAAGCGAAAGCAGAAGAGCTTGAGAAAAAAAGAAGTGTTCTTGAAAATCAGGTGAGTTCTAAACAAGATATCGAAAAAATTAAATTCAATGAGTCGATTGTAGTAGAGCCAAAGCGGTTACAGTCAAATCGTGATATTGTAAAATACTATGAGAGAATTGAAAAGATTATTTTAATCAACGGCAGAACAGAAGTAGGCGCTATTATCAATCAAGAAGATTCGATTATGGTAGTGCATACTGAAAATGGAATAGTTCGAATTAATACAAATGAAATTGTAGAAGTAGTTTACGATTACCAAACCAAATACAAATTCTAA
- a CDS encoding redoxin domain-containing protein: MTLKILFLITLFLSCNFIAVNRHSPPVLKYAGTEAAFDFYPSQEWLNAKESISLLDLRGKIVLLHFWKYSCINCIHTLAELKKLESKWKKELVVLGIHSPKFSTERNLDSVKAAILRNEIKHPVLNDTDFTLWRQYNINSWPTLILIDPRGMVFGIQEGEGIFEGFDKIISGMSEEFKQAGLMNLSPVSKLEIKSTKTPESILSFPGKLIVNDKGTELFVSDTNHNRILRIDTKTKKILDIIGKKEAGFRDGKFLEAKFHHPQGLSLSGDTLYIADSENHSIRLANLKSKTVKTLAGTGEQARSFNVPGRGREVAFNSPWDLILNKNKLYITMRGSHQIWTLDIQTLEAEVYAGVGNENLFDGKLSVASLGQPTGITQDSIKLYFVDSEVSAIRSLGIKTSPIIQTLVGKGLLAFGDIDGLSSKARLQYPMGITHSNGKLYIADTMNHKIKQLDLEKNEVVNLAGNGKMGAANGDLSESSFFEPTGVAVYENLVYVADTNNHLIRVLDLQANTVSNFEFE; the protein is encoded by the coding sequence ATGACTCTTAAAATACTTTTTCTTATTACTTTATTTTTATCCTGCAATTTCATAGCGGTTAATAGACATTCTCCGCCTGTGTTAAAATATGCAGGGACTGAGGCTGCGTTCGATTTTTACCCGAGCCAAGAATGGCTGAATGCGAAAGAGTCGATTTCCCTTTTAGATTTACGGGGTAAGATTGTTTTGCTCCACTTCTGGAAGTATTCCTGTATCAATTGCATTCATACTTTAGCAGAGTTGAAGAAACTCGAAAGCAAATGGAAAAAAGAACTTGTAGTCCTAGGAATCCATTCCCCCAAATTTTCTACCGAGAGAAATCTAGATAGTGTAAAAGCTGCGATTCTACGCAATGAAATCAAGCATCCCGTTCTAAACGATACCGATTTTACACTTTGGCGGCAATACAATATTAACTCCTGGCCAACACTCATTTTAATCGATCCGCGAGGAATGGTATTTGGAATCCAAGAGGGCGAAGGAATATTCGAAGGATTTGATAAGATAATTTCCGGTATGTCAGAAGAATTTAAACAAGCGGGGTTAATGAATCTTAGCCCTGTTTCTAAATTAGAAATAAAATCCACCAAAACGCCTGAAAGCATTCTCTCATTTCCAGGCAAATTAATAGTAAACGACAAAGGAACGGAACTCTTTGTATCCGACACAAATCACAATCGAATTCTTAGAATAGATACAAAGACTAAAAAGATTCTAGACATTATCGGAAAAAAAGAAGCTGGATTTAGAGATGGAAAATTCCTAGAGGCTAAGTTTCATCACCCGCAAGGACTTAGCCTTTCGGGTGATACTCTTTATATCGCTGACTCCGAAAACCATTCAATTCGTCTTGCCAATTTAAAATCTAAAACAGTAAAGACTCTCGCAGGCACAGGCGAACAGGCTCGAAGTTTTAACGTTCCGGGGCGCGGAAGAGAAGTCGCTTTTAATTCTCCCTGGGATTTAATTTTAAACAAAAATAAGCTCTATATCACAATGAGGGGCTCGCATCAAATCTGGACGTTAGACATACAAACACTCGAAGCAGAAGTGTATGCAGGCGTTGGAAATGAAAATCTATTTGACGGCAAATTGTCCGTTGCCTCTCTAGGACAACCAACCGGTATCACCCAAGACTCAATCAAACTCTACTTTGTAGACAGTGAAGTAAGTGCCATTCGTTCTCTCGGAATTAAGACGTCGCCAATAATTCAAACACTCGTAGGCAAAGGTCTACTTGCCTTCGGAGATATAGACGGATTATCCTCAAAAGCAAGACTTCAATACCCAATGGGAATTACTCATTCGAACGGCAAACTCTATATAGCCGACACAATGAATCATAAAATAAAACAACTAGACCTAGAAAAAAACGAAGTGGTAAATCTTGCAGGAAATGGAAAGATGGGAGCGGCAAACGGTGATTTATCCGAATCTAGTTTCTTCGAGCCGACTGGTGTTGCTGTATATGAAAATCTAGTCTATGTAGCAGATACAAATAACCACTTAATTCGAGTCCTTGATTTACAAGCTAACACAGTTTCGAATTTTGAATTTGAATAG
- a CDS encoding DUF1554 domain-containing protein, with the protein MEKVKSFFSSGKAKVYAIVMLQITVGIFVGNYFLEPEVVNTLTTSSLHAQSTNSVGLVAVAKCQRDNDNCQMINGSTLQNNMCNGPDNTTTDCNSIYKSCIAATAIIATSTPATTTTATATGTGTGTGTATGTATGTGTGTGTAANTNKKLFLTTSLYDGNLGGITGADAKCNSDAGKPTGTGTYKAFITDGTVRRACSTTNCTGGVSENLDWVLKPATAYYKADGTTLVFTTNASGTFSTPSDIKATVGEVTSEFWSGIYSNTASGGWTTLTPNTCTSWTVTTGSALRGFPGVIPATNTGDWFGKNNATCSTTRNLLCVEQ; encoded by the coding sequence ATGGAAAAAGTAAAATCATTTTTTTCAAGTGGCAAAGCAAAAGTATACGCTATAGTGATGCTACAAATAACGGTCGGAATATTCGTAGGAAATTATTTTCTCGAACCAGAGGTAGTGAATACCCTGACTACAAGTTCTTTGCATGCACAGTCCACAAACAGTGTGGGATTAGTTGCAGTAGCAAAATGCCAAAGAGATAATGATAATTGTCAAATGATTAATGGTTCAACATTACAAAATAATATGTGTAATGGTCCGGATAATACTACTACCGATTGTAATTCCATCTATAAAAGTTGCATTGCAGCTACAGCGATTATAGCAACCAGCACTCCAGCAACAACCACAACAGCGACTGCAACAGGCACTGGAACTGGAACTGGGACAGCGACTGGCACTGCAACCGGAACGGGTACAGGAACCGGAACTGCGGCTAATACCAACAAGAAATTGTTTTTAACCACAAGCCTTTATGATGGAAATTTGGGTGGGATCACCGGAGCCGATGCAAAGTGTAACAGTGATGCAGGTAAACCAACAGGCACTGGAACCTACAAAGCATTCATCACGGACGGAACTGTCCGACGTGCTTGTTCCACAACCAACTGCACAGGTGGTGTCAGTGAAAATCTAGATTGGGTTTTAAAACCAGCCACTGCTTATTACAAAGCTGATGGAACCACACTCGTCTTCACAACAAATGCTTCCGGCACTTTTTCTACTCCATCCGATATTAAGGCAACTGTTGGAGAAGTTACCTCTGAGTTCTGGTCAGGCATTTATAGCAATACTGCATCTGGTGGTTGGACAACGCTTACTCCAAATACTTGCACTAGCTGGACGGTTACTACTGGTTCTGCGCTACGTGGGTTTCCAGGTGTTATTCCCGCAACGAATACAGGTGATTGGTTTGGAAAAAATAATGCAACTTGTTCCACAACAAGAAACTTACTCTGTGTTGAGCAATAA
- a CDS encoding DUF1554 domain-containing protein — protein sequence MFVTTSTYTGATIGGITGADAKCASDAAKPATGTYKAFLVDDTNRIACTTANCSGGASENKNWVLKASTAYTRVDGTAIATSTASAILPLL from the coding sequence ATGTTTGTTACTACATCAACCTACACGGGAGCGACTATCGGTGGAATTACAGGAGCCGATGCGAAATGTGCCAGTGATGCAGCTAAACCAGCGACTGGAACGTACAAAGCATTCCTCGTAGATGATACAAATAGAATTGCCTGTACAACTGCAAATTGCTCCGGTGGGGCAAGTGAAAACAAAAACTGGGTGTTGAAAGCTAGCACCGCATACACTAGAGTAGACGGCACTGCGATTGCAACTTCAACAGCGTCTGCAATCTTACCGCTACTCTGA